A window of Rufibacter tibetensis genomic DNA:
ACAAAATCCAAACCGTTAACCATCAGGGGCTTCATTTCTATCTGCTTGAATCCCGTCTGCCCCCTGTCTGATTTAATCCCCGCCAGATCTTCATAATACCAGCTCACCAGATCACCCAGCATCATGACATGGTTGTAGGAATTCATGGTTGGAGCGGCGGTATTGCCATTCCATAATTCCCAGATGGTGGTAGCCCCATTTTCTACCATATAGCCCCAGCTAGGGTAGGTGGTGTTGGTGGCCAGCTTATAAGCAAGATCAGGCCGCCCGAATTCGGTCAGGCTCCGCATGATCCATTGGGTTCCGACCACACCGGTGCTTAGGTGTCCTTTGTTCCGCACTTCAATGATGTTGGCAATGGTCTTGAACAAAGCGGCCTCCTGCTCCTTTGGCACCAGCCTGAAATACAGGGCCAGCAGGTTATCCGTTAATTTATTCTCGCCATAGGAGGCATCCTTGGCAATGAAGAATTCATGGTTGAAGCCTTTTCTCACCTTTTCAGCCAGGGCCTGGTATCCTTTAATATCTCCTTCATTGCCGGTGAGGCGGGCAAAACGCTGCATCATCTGCAAATAATGATAATGATAGGCTGTAGAAATCAGATAACTGGGATGCTTTACGTTTGCGTTCATGCCTCTGCCTTCTTCAATGGTAGCCGGAGGTGCACACCAGTCGCCATAACTGTCTTTCGCCATGATATAGCCGTCTGTCATATATTGGCTCTCCATATATTGCAGCCACTTCCTCATGAATGGATAATGCTTCTCTATCACTCTTACATTTCCATATTGCTGGTGCAGCATATCGGCGATCATCAGGTAGGTTCCTGCCCAGGTCATGTTGTCGCTATAGTAGCGCCAGAAAGCAGGAGCCACATCCGGAATAGACCCATCAGCTTTCTGGGCATTCTGAATGTCGTCCAGCCACTTGGCATACAGCTTTTCATTATCGAAGACAAAGCTTTCGCCATAGGCTTGGACAGGGCGGTCGCCGAGCCAGGGCTGCCGCTCGTTGCGCTGCGGGCAATCCAAGGGCATCCCCTTGTAATTTCCTCTGATACTCCAGTAGGAATTTTCGTGCACCTGGTTAATGATGGGGTTGGAGGTTTTAAAACTTCCAACCGTTTTCATGGCATCGTACACTACCCGGCCTTCGAAATTATTGACGATAGGCTTACCCGGATAACCTGTCACTTCTACATAGCGAAACCCATGGAAGACGAATGACGGCTCCCACACTTCTTCTCCGCCACCTTTCAGGGTATAAACATCGGTAACTTTCGCATCGCGTATGTTTTCCAGGGCCAGTTCACCTTTCTCGTTCAGGACTTCGGCAAATTTCAACGTCACTTGGTCCCCTTGCTTGCCTTGTACTTTCATTTTCAGCCAACCCACCATGTTCTGCCCCATGTCCAGGATGTAGGTTCCGGGCTTCAGCAGTTTCACGGAAACAGGTTTCAGGGTTTCCATAACTTTCATGGGTTCATTCATTTGCGCTTCAATCTCCCCGTCAGGCTCCTGGACATATTCAGCCTGCCGCCATTTGGAGTCGTCAAATCCTACTGCGTTCCAGCCGGGCATTTCCTTGCGGGCATCATATTCTTCGCCATCATACTCATTGTTGGTACGAATGGGGCCATCGGCCGTCATTTTCCAGCTTTCTTCCGTGCGGATTTTTTCCGAAGTGCCGTCTGTGTATTCAATCACCAGGTTGAGCAGCATCTTTGGGTAGCCAAAGGTTTTGTTCTTATAGGGCTTGTATTGCCTCATGGTGTAAAAGCGCCCATTGCCTAGTACAGTCCCAATAGCATTTTTGCCGGACTTTAGCTGCTTCGTCACATCGTAGGTATTGTATTTTACATTAGCAGTATAATCCGTTGGCGCTGGTGCCAGTACCTGGTCTCCAATGCGCTGCCCGTTGATGAACAACTCGTATAAGCCAAGGCCGATAATGTACACTTTGGCCTTTTTGATCTGTTTAGGCGCTTCAAATTCCTTGCGGTAGTACCGCGCGGAAAGACGCGCAAACCTGTCTTCCTCATCCCAGGGAGAAGCCTTATCCATGCCAATCCAGCGCCCCTCCCAGTCACCATAGGACAGCAGGCCCATGCTCCAGTAGTTGGGCTCGCTCCAGGCGCTTTCGCCGCCGTGATTCGTCCACGTTTTTACTTTCCAGTAAGCTTCCCTGCGGCTTTTAAGCGGCGCGCCGGCATAGGTTACATAAGTGGCCTGGTTGGATTGTACCTTGCCCGAGTTCCAGAGGTCACCTTCGTCAGCGGCAAGTTTCTGGGGGGTGGAAGCCACCAACACGTGGTAGTGCGTCTGCATTGTGCCACGCTGGTTGCCCAGTATTTCCCAACTCAGGCGCGGATGAACCGCATCAATGCCTTCGGGATTCCGCAGCATCTCGGTACGCAGGTTCTGCAGCTGTACCTGCACTGCCACTTTTCCTTTAGAAGAAAGCTGTAGTGCAGAAAACAGCGTAATAAAAATGTATATAAGGTTGTTACTCAAAAGCATAATAAATAAATTCTTCTGTCTTAACCGAGAAGCTATTTAGTAAAGCCGTTTTTGGTCTTTTTCCCGGAAGAGAGACCAAAAACAAAGCCGGTAACCTTACCATCTCCTGCATTGACAGGAGACAATACCGCTTGATGGCTTTATCTCCTTGCTGGAACCCCCTTTGCTAAATAACTTCCAATTCTATTGTTTTTTCTGCCAAACCTCCGCATCGGTGCGGAACGGACGGGCAGGAAGGCCTTCTTTATTGTAAAAATTCGGCTGCGCCGCCTCGTTCCAGGCAAATCGCACGGCTTCTGGTTTTTTAACACCGGGTGCCGACACAAACACTTTGTCTTTTTTGATGACTGCCTCTGCCGGCACAAACTTGCCGTCGGCACCTGCCACCGTGAACCAGGTAAGTGGTTTGCCGTTTTCGCTTATGAGGCCACTGCCCGTATGCTCAAAAGAAAGCTTTGCTTTTCTGCCCTTTACTTTCATCTCCTTTAGTACCGGACCGGAGTGTACTATCTTCTTGTCATAGATTTTACCCAATGCCAGCAGGGCCAGCCTGCGCCCGATTTCCCATTTATATGGAGGATGCAGTTCACTCATGCTGTCATTTAAATCAGTTGTCACAATCATACCCGTGTTTGGTATTTGTAGTGCTGCTATCTGTGCTTCCCAGAAACGGGGTAGCGTTTCTTCGTTCAATGGGAATTGGTTTTTGCTTTGGGAGTACTGGAAAGGGACTACCTGCACGTAGT
This region includes:
- a CDS encoding alpha-L-rhamnosidase, which translates into the protein MLLSNNLIYIFITLFSALQLSSKGKVAVQVQLQNLRTEMLRNPEGIDAVHPRLSWEILGNQRGTMQTHYHVLVASTPQKLAADEGDLWNSGKVQSNQATYVTYAGAPLKSRREAYWKVKTWTNHGGESAWSEPNYWSMGLLSYGDWEGRWIGMDKASPWDEEDRFARLSARYYRKEFEAPKQIKKAKVYIIGLGLYELFINGQRIGDQVLAPAPTDYTANVKYNTYDVTKQLKSGKNAIGTVLGNGRFYTMRQYKPYKNKTFGYPKMLLNLVIEYTDGTSEKIRTEESWKMTADGPIRTNNEYDGEEYDARKEMPGWNAVGFDDSKWRQAEYVQEPDGEIEAQMNEPMKVMETLKPVSVKLLKPGTYILDMGQNMVGWLKMKVQGKQGDQVTLKFAEVLNEKGELALENIRDAKVTDVYTLKGGGEEVWEPSFVFHGFRYVEVTGYPGKPIVNNFEGRVVYDAMKTVGSFKTSNPIINQVHENSYWSIRGNYKGMPLDCPQRNERQPWLGDRPVQAYGESFVFDNEKLYAKWLDDIQNAQKADGSIPDVAPAFWRYYSDNMTWAGTYLMIADMLHQQYGNVRVIEKHYPFMRKWLQYMESQYMTDGYIMAKDSYGDWCAPPATIEEGRGMNANVKHPSYLISTAYHYHYLQMMQRFARLTGNEGDIKGYQALAEKVRKGFNHEFFIAKDASYGENKLTDNLLALYFRLVPKEQEAALFKTIANIIEVRNKGHLSTGVVGTQWIMRSLTEFGRPDLAYKLATNTTYPSWGYMVENGATTIWELWNGNTAAPTMNSYNHVMMLGDLVSWYYEDLAGIKSDRGQTGFKQIEMKPLMVNGLDFVDASYHSVHGLIKSNWKKEKKRFSWKITVPGNTKAVVYIPARSQNDITESGKAVSSASGVRFLKMEGGRAVFEIGSGDYAFVVK